From a single Nicotiana tomentosiformis chromosome 2, ASM39032v3, whole genome shotgun sequence genomic region:
- the LOC104086235 gene encoding putative disease resistance RPP13-like protein 3 isoform X2 gives MSGNLVPLTQIMERGKQIDREREKGELANFEGYQVSYDQADSILVEPWGGNAGESEWNYKLKSPIKEILIAHGDIIDSIMFRTVTEQGTTIDSTKFGGDGGRIDKVVIEATSLEYLKGIKGTFGYYYGHSVIKSLCFITNAKNYGPFGCEAGGIPFSLVMKEGVAIVGFHGRSRLYLNAIGVYLQKLAPPTSAKEPMVEDIEIRDVSFSTLRKDTLNVLDFIESLKNEEIQKAVDVDLTEKLILELDFLLLNLHHLSKQTSPFMTDYEILQNVCGNIRDFHEWIVNGCVGHEIVEYVLPQFQLMAERVGRFLWPNQIGGHSRLFKLEHLFFEIIPTQLEVMHICFTNLKASTSAEVGHFIKQLLETSPDILREYLIHLQEHMINVITASTPGARNIHIMIEFLLIILTDVPKDFIHNGKLFEFLARVGALTRDVSVIAHDLEEKSKKGESTNETNSATLDLLENVELLKRELKDVYLKAPDSSQLYFPRRSDGPLFMHLLLRHLNDLLNSNAYLVALIKEEIRLVKEHLEFLRSFFGIVEQELYKVLWARVSDVAYETKDVIDSIIVRDNGLLHLIFSLPFAIEKINLIKKKVSNLIEKIPKIMGVIAVNSPNKPVARKSSISGKIIVGFEEETYLIIRKLTSGPKTLDVISITGMPGSGKTTLAYKVYNDKSVFGHFDICAWCTIDQKYDEMELLKKLFNQVVGSTSKFGKKIDVVDELRKYLFGKRYLIVLDDLWDTAAWDELTRPFPEVEKGSRIILTTREKKVAVHAQRHSVPLDIRLLILEESWELLEKKVFGKESCPDELLDVGKEIVQNCKGLPLVVDLIAGVIAGKEKKRSVWLEVRNNLNSFILQKEENVMNVIALSYDHLPDPLKLCLLYFASYEKDRAIPVEVLKRLWRAEGFAEHTEMNSVKEVMDVYLDNLISSSLVISFKEIGKDRTCQIHDLVHDFCLIKAREEKLFDSTSSSALSSSSSDLMPRQMNIRYSEGHKNFILFDSKNKRHSGYKHLYSLRITGHIYHDKSLYDLCHLRHLRLLRVLQLDGILVNDSLLNEICTLVHLRYLDISTEVKSLPSSFSNLWNLETLWVYKYGPPMVLLPTIWNLVKLRVLGIDNCSFFDLDKNEPILIAEYSKSENLGLIQGLKLSYSKDTEDIFKRFPNLQELRFNLKESWDCSTGRYWFPKLDFLNELQSLKVTFERGRFAPSVAENRPLWDFYFPSSLKDLWLRQFPLTSGSLSTIAKLPKLEDLYLEDTIIEGEEWNMGEEDTFQNLKCLTLQRVTLAKWEVREESFPALEKLRLWYCRKLEEIPPSVGDICSLKSIELRRSPQLEESALKIRQYIEDMTRDIQVLVYN, from the exons ATCATGGAAAGAGGAAAACAAATTGACAGAGAAAGAGAGAAAGGGGAATTAGCAAACTTTGAG GGATATCAAGTGAGTTACGATCAAGCGGACTCAATATTGGTGGAGCCATGGGGAGGCAATGCTGGTGAATCAGAATGGAATTACAAGTTGAAAAGTCCCATTAAAGAAATATTGATTGCTCATGGAGATATTATAGATTCCATCATGTTCAGAACCGTTACTGAACAAGGTACTACCATAGACTCAACAAAGTTTGGTGGGGATGGAGGTCGAATAGACAAG GTTGTTATCGAGGCAACTTCATTGGAATATTTAAAAGGCATCAAGGGGACATTTGGATATTATTATGGCCATTCGGTTATAAAATCTCTATGTTTTATAACTAATGCAAAGAATTATGGACCATTTGGGTGTGAGGCTGGTGGAATCCCATTTTCACTTGTGATGAAAGAAGGTGTAGCTATTGTGGGATTTCACGGGCGTTCGAGGTTGTACCTTAATGCTATTGGTGTTTATTTGCAGAAACTTGCTCCTCCCACTTCAGCAAAGGAACCTATGGTTGAAGACATTGAAATCCGTGAC GTGTCATTTTCTACACTTCGCAAGGACACTCTCAATGTTCTGGATTTCATAGAGAGCTTAAAGAATGAAGAAATTCAAAAAGCTGTTGATGTGGATCTAACTGAAAAGCTGATATTGGAGCTGGACTTCCTCCTTCTGAATCTCCATCATCTTTCCAAACAAACTTCTCCATTCATGACAGATTATGAGATTCTTCAGAATGTATGTGGCAACATAAGAGATTTCCACGAGTGGATAGTGAATGGTTGCGTTGGGCATGAGATTGTTGAATATGTCTTACCTCAGTTTCAACTAATGGCTGAGAGGGTAGGACGCTTCCTATGGCCTAATCAAATTGGTGGGCACTCTCGACTCTTCAAGCTAGAACATCTATTCTTTGAGATTATTCCAACTCAGTTGGAGGTTATGCACATATGTTTTACAAATTTGAAAGCTTCAACATCAGCAGAAGTTGGACACTTTATTAAGCAGCTCCTAGAAACCTCTCCGGACATTCTTAGAGAATATTTGATCCATCTACAAGAGCACATGATAAATGTTATTACCGCTAGCACTCCAGGGGCTCGAAACATTCATATCATGATAGAGTTCCTATTAATCATTCTCACTGATGTGCCTAAGGACTTTATTCATAATGGCAAGTTGTTTGAATTCCTAGCACGTGTTGGAGCACTCACCAGGGATGTATCAGTTATTGCTCACGACTTAGAAGAGAAATCAAAGAAAGGAGAGAGTACCAATGAAACAAACAGTGCAACTCTAGACTTGCTCGAAAATGTTGAACTCCTGAAGAGAGAACTCAAAGATGTTTACCTGAAAGCCCCGGACTCATCTCAACTCTACTTTCCCAGGAGGAGTGATGGACCCCTGTTCATGCATCTTCTACTTAGACACTTAAATGATTTGCTCAATTCCAATGCTTATTTAGTTGCTTTGATAAAGGAAGAAATCAGGCTGGTGAAAGAACATCTAGAATTTCTAAGATCTTTCTTTGGGATTGTTGAGCAAGAATTGTATAAAGTTCTCTGGGCACGTGTTTCAGATGTGGCATACGAGACAAAAGATGTCATTGATTCAATTATTGTAAGAGATAATGGACTCTTACATCTTATTTTCTCACTTCCCTTTGCCATAGAAAAGATTAATCTTATCAAAAAAAAGGTCTCAAATTTGATCGAGAAGATTCCCAAGATCATGGGCGTCATTGCTGTGAACTCTCCCAACAAGCCAGTTGCGCGTAAGTCATCAATATCTGGTAAAATAATCGTAGGTTTTGAAGAGGAGACATACTTGATAATTAGGAAGCTCACCAGTGGACCAAAAACGCTAGATGTCATTTCGATCACTGGTATGCCGGGTTCCGGTAAAACTACTTTGGCGTACAAAGTGTATAATGATAAGTcagtttttggtcattttgacaTCTGTGCATGGTGTACAATCGATCAAAAGTATGACGAGATGGAGTTGCTGAAAAAACTTTTTAATCAAGTTGTTGGCTCAACTTCGAAATTCGGTAAGAAGATTGATGTTGTTGATGAGCTACGGAAATATCTGTTTGGAAAGAGGTACCTTATAGTCTTAGATGATTTGTGGGACACTGCAGCATGGGATGAGTTGACAAGACCGTTTCCTGAAGTTGAGAAAGGAAGTCGAATTATTTTGACGACTCGAGAAAAGAAAGTGGCTGTGCATGCACAACGCCACAGTGTTCCTCTTGACATTCGATTGCTAATACTGGAAGAAAGTTGGGAGTTATTAGAGAAAAAGGTCTTTGGAAAAGAAAGTTGCCCTGATGAACTACtggatgttggaaaagagatagTCCAAAACTGTAAAGGGCTTCCTTTGGTGGTTGATTTGATTGCTGGAGTCATTGCGGggaaggaaaagaaaaggagTGTGTGGCTTGAAGTTCGAAATAATTTGAATTCCTTCATTTTACAGAAAGAAGAGAACGTGATGAATGTTATAGCattaagttatgaccatttaccTGATCCCTTAAAGTTGTGCTTACTTTACTTTGCAAGTTATGAGAAGGACAGAGCAATTCCAGTAGAAGTTTTGAAAAGATTGTGGCGTGCCGAAGGATTTGCGGAACACACTGAGATGAACAGTGTGAAAGAAGTGATGGATGTTTATTTGGATAATTTAATTTCCAGTAGCTTGGTTATTTCTTTCAAGGAGATAGGTAAAGACCGGACTTGCCAAATTCATGATCTTGTGCATGACTTTTGTTTGATAAAAGCAAGAGAGGAAAAGTTGTTTGACAGTACAAGTTCAAGTGCTCtatcatcatcttcttcagatCTGATGCCACGTCAAATGAACATTAGATATAGTGAGGGGCATAAAAATTTTATCCTGTTCGATTCAAAAAATAAAAGGCATTCTGGTTATAAACACCTCTATTCTTTGAGGATAACTGGACACATATATCATGACAAAAGTCTTTATGATTTATGTCACCTAAGACACTTGAGGCTTCTTAGAGTGTTGCAACTGGATGGCATTCTGGTGAATGATTCTTTGCTGAATGAAATATGCACATTGGTTCATTTGAGGTACTTAGACATTTCGACAGAAGTTAAATCTCTTCCTTCGTCTTTTTCAAATCTTTGGAATCTGGAAACTCTATGGGTATATAAATATGGACCACCCATGGTACTATTACCAACAATTTGGAATCTTGTAAAGTTGCGAGTACTGGGCATAGATAATTGTTCTTTCTTCGATTTGGATAAGAATGAGCCAATACTGATTGCAGAGTACTCAAAGTCAGAGAACTTGGGATTAATACAGGGACTCAAACTTTCCTATTCAAAAGACACAGAGGATATTTTCAAAAGGTTTCCCAATCTTCAAGAGCTTAGATTTAATCTCAAGGAATCATGGGATTGTTCAACAGGGCGATATTGGTTCCCGAAATTGGACTTCCTAAATGAACTACAATCTCTCAAAGTAACTTTTGAAAGAGGCCGATTTGCCCCCTCTGTAGCGGAAAATCGGCCATTGTGGGATTTTTATTTCCCTTCGAGTTTGAAAGATCTGTGGTTGCGCCAGTTTCCTTTGACATCCGGTTCACTATCAACAATAGCGAAACTGCCCAAGCTTGAAGATCTGTACCTTGAAGACACAATCATCGAGGGGGAAGAATGGAACATGGGGGAGGAAGACACCTTCCAGAATCTCAAATGTTTGACATTGCAGCGAGTGACTCTTGCTAAGTGGGAGGTTAGAGAGGAATCCTTTCCTGCGCTTGAGAAATTACGACTGTGGTACTGTCGAAAGCTTGAGGAGATTCCACCTAGTGTTGGGGATATTTGTTCATTAAAAAGTATCGAACTGCGGAGGAGCCCTCAACTTGAAGAATCTGCTCTGAAGATTAGGCAATATATTGAAGATATGACGAGGGATATCCAGGTCCTTGTTTATAACTGA
- the LOC104086235 gene encoding putative disease resistance RPP13-like protein 3 isoform X1 — protein sequence MERGKETEGEREKGKAIRLSKRETLFNYCGGFLEAAFYRKLQLCSTTQIMERGKQIDREREKGELANFEGYQVSYDQADSILVEPWGGNAGESEWNYKLKSPIKEILIAHGDIIDSIMFRTVTEQGTTIDSTKFGGDGGRIDKVVIEATSLEYLKGIKGTFGYYYGHSVIKSLCFITNAKNYGPFGCEAGGIPFSLVMKEGVAIVGFHGRSRLYLNAIGVYLQKLAPPTSAKEPMVEDIEIRDVSFSTLRKDTLNVLDFIESLKNEEIQKAVDVDLTEKLILELDFLLLNLHHLSKQTSPFMTDYEILQNVCGNIRDFHEWIVNGCVGHEIVEYVLPQFQLMAERVGRFLWPNQIGGHSRLFKLEHLFFEIIPTQLEVMHICFTNLKASTSAEVGHFIKQLLETSPDILREYLIHLQEHMINVITASTPGARNIHIMIEFLLIILTDVPKDFIHNGKLFEFLARVGALTRDVSVIAHDLEEKSKKGESTNETNSATLDLLENVELLKRELKDVYLKAPDSSQLYFPRRSDGPLFMHLLLRHLNDLLNSNAYLVALIKEEIRLVKEHLEFLRSFFGIVEQELYKVLWARVSDVAYETKDVIDSIIVRDNGLLHLIFSLPFAIEKINLIKKKVSNLIEKIPKIMGVIAVNSPNKPVARKSSISGKIIVGFEEETYLIIRKLTSGPKTLDVISITGMPGSGKTTLAYKVYNDKSVFGHFDICAWCTIDQKYDEMELLKKLFNQVVGSTSKFGKKIDVVDELRKYLFGKRYLIVLDDLWDTAAWDELTRPFPEVEKGSRIILTTREKKVAVHAQRHSVPLDIRLLILEESWELLEKKVFGKESCPDELLDVGKEIVQNCKGLPLVVDLIAGVIAGKEKKRSVWLEVRNNLNSFILQKEENVMNVIALSYDHLPDPLKLCLLYFASYEKDRAIPVEVLKRLWRAEGFAEHTEMNSVKEVMDVYLDNLISSSLVISFKEIGKDRTCQIHDLVHDFCLIKAREEKLFDSTSSSALSSSSSDLMPRQMNIRYSEGHKNFILFDSKNKRHSGYKHLYSLRITGHIYHDKSLYDLCHLRHLRLLRVLQLDGILVNDSLLNEICTLVHLRYLDISTEVKSLPSSFSNLWNLETLWVYKYGPPMVLLPTIWNLVKLRVLGIDNCSFFDLDKNEPILIAEYSKSENLGLIQGLKLSYSKDTEDIFKRFPNLQELRFNLKESWDCSTGRYWFPKLDFLNELQSLKVTFERGRFAPSVAENRPLWDFYFPSSLKDLWLRQFPLTSGSLSTIAKLPKLEDLYLEDTIIEGEEWNMGEEDTFQNLKCLTLQRVTLAKWEVREESFPALEKLRLWYCRKLEEIPPSVGDICSLKSIELRRSPQLEESALKIRQYIEDMTRDIQVLVYN from the exons ATCATGGAAAGAGGAAAACAAATTGACAGAGAAAGAGAGAAAGGGGAATTAGCAAACTTTGAG GGATATCAAGTGAGTTACGATCAAGCGGACTCAATATTGGTGGAGCCATGGGGAGGCAATGCTGGTGAATCAGAATGGAATTACAAGTTGAAAAGTCCCATTAAAGAAATATTGATTGCTCATGGAGATATTATAGATTCCATCATGTTCAGAACCGTTACTGAACAAGGTACTACCATAGACTCAACAAAGTTTGGTGGGGATGGAGGTCGAATAGACAAG GTTGTTATCGAGGCAACTTCATTGGAATATTTAAAAGGCATCAAGGGGACATTTGGATATTATTATGGCCATTCGGTTATAAAATCTCTATGTTTTATAACTAATGCAAAGAATTATGGACCATTTGGGTGTGAGGCTGGTGGAATCCCATTTTCACTTGTGATGAAAGAAGGTGTAGCTATTGTGGGATTTCACGGGCGTTCGAGGTTGTACCTTAATGCTATTGGTGTTTATTTGCAGAAACTTGCTCCTCCCACTTCAGCAAAGGAACCTATGGTTGAAGACATTGAAATCCGTGAC GTGTCATTTTCTACACTTCGCAAGGACACTCTCAATGTTCTGGATTTCATAGAGAGCTTAAAGAATGAAGAAATTCAAAAAGCTGTTGATGTGGATCTAACTGAAAAGCTGATATTGGAGCTGGACTTCCTCCTTCTGAATCTCCATCATCTTTCCAAACAAACTTCTCCATTCATGACAGATTATGAGATTCTTCAGAATGTATGTGGCAACATAAGAGATTTCCACGAGTGGATAGTGAATGGTTGCGTTGGGCATGAGATTGTTGAATATGTCTTACCTCAGTTTCAACTAATGGCTGAGAGGGTAGGACGCTTCCTATGGCCTAATCAAATTGGTGGGCACTCTCGACTCTTCAAGCTAGAACATCTATTCTTTGAGATTATTCCAACTCAGTTGGAGGTTATGCACATATGTTTTACAAATTTGAAAGCTTCAACATCAGCAGAAGTTGGACACTTTATTAAGCAGCTCCTAGAAACCTCTCCGGACATTCTTAGAGAATATTTGATCCATCTACAAGAGCACATGATAAATGTTATTACCGCTAGCACTCCAGGGGCTCGAAACATTCATATCATGATAGAGTTCCTATTAATCATTCTCACTGATGTGCCTAAGGACTTTATTCATAATGGCAAGTTGTTTGAATTCCTAGCACGTGTTGGAGCACTCACCAGGGATGTATCAGTTATTGCTCACGACTTAGAAGAGAAATCAAAGAAAGGAGAGAGTACCAATGAAACAAACAGTGCAACTCTAGACTTGCTCGAAAATGTTGAACTCCTGAAGAGAGAACTCAAAGATGTTTACCTGAAAGCCCCGGACTCATCTCAACTCTACTTTCCCAGGAGGAGTGATGGACCCCTGTTCATGCATCTTCTACTTAGACACTTAAATGATTTGCTCAATTCCAATGCTTATTTAGTTGCTTTGATAAAGGAAGAAATCAGGCTGGTGAAAGAACATCTAGAATTTCTAAGATCTTTCTTTGGGATTGTTGAGCAAGAATTGTATAAAGTTCTCTGGGCACGTGTTTCAGATGTGGCATACGAGACAAAAGATGTCATTGATTCAATTATTGTAAGAGATAATGGACTCTTACATCTTATTTTCTCACTTCCCTTTGCCATAGAAAAGATTAATCTTATCAAAAAAAAGGTCTCAAATTTGATCGAGAAGATTCCCAAGATCATGGGCGTCATTGCTGTGAACTCTCCCAACAAGCCAGTTGCGCGTAAGTCATCAATATCTGGTAAAATAATCGTAGGTTTTGAAGAGGAGACATACTTGATAATTAGGAAGCTCACCAGTGGACCAAAAACGCTAGATGTCATTTCGATCACTGGTATGCCGGGTTCCGGTAAAACTACTTTGGCGTACAAAGTGTATAATGATAAGTcagtttttggtcattttgacaTCTGTGCATGGTGTACAATCGATCAAAAGTATGACGAGATGGAGTTGCTGAAAAAACTTTTTAATCAAGTTGTTGGCTCAACTTCGAAATTCGGTAAGAAGATTGATGTTGTTGATGAGCTACGGAAATATCTGTTTGGAAAGAGGTACCTTATAGTCTTAGATGATTTGTGGGACACTGCAGCATGGGATGAGTTGACAAGACCGTTTCCTGAAGTTGAGAAAGGAAGTCGAATTATTTTGACGACTCGAGAAAAGAAAGTGGCTGTGCATGCACAACGCCACAGTGTTCCTCTTGACATTCGATTGCTAATACTGGAAGAAAGTTGGGAGTTATTAGAGAAAAAGGTCTTTGGAAAAGAAAGTTGCCCTGATGAACTACtggatgttggaaaagagatagTCCAAAACTGTAAAGGGCTTCCTTTGGTGGTTGATTTGATTGCTGGAGTCATTGCGGggaaggaaaagaaaaggagTGTGTGGCTTGAAGTTCGAAATAATTTGAATTCCTTCATTTTACAGAAAGAAGAGAACGTGATGAATGTTATAGCattaagttatgaccatttaccTGATCCCTTAAAGTTGTGCTTACTTTACTTTGCAAGTTATGAGAAGGACAGAGCAATTCCAGTAGAAGTTTTGAAAAGATTGTGGCGTGCCGAAGGATTTGCGGAACACACTGAGATGAACAGTGTGAAAGAAGTGATGGATGTTTATTTGGATAATTTAATTTCCAGTAGCTTGGTTATTTCTTTCAAGGAGATAGGTAAAGACCGGACTTGCCAAATTCATGATCTTGTGCATGACTTTTGTTTGATAAAAGCAAGAGAGGAAAAGTTGTTTGACAGTACAAGTTCAAGTGCTCtatcatcatcttcttcagatCTGATGCCACGTCAAATGAACATTAGATATAGTGAGGGGCATAAAAATTTTATCCTGTTCGATTCAAAAAATAAAAGGCATTCTGGTTATAAACACCTCTATTCTTTGAGGATAACTGGACACATATATCATGACAAAAGTCTTTATGATTTATGTCACCTAAGACACTTGAGGCTTCTTAGAGTGTTGCAACTGGATGGCATTCTGGTGAATGATTCTTTGCTGAATGAAATATGCACATTGGTTCATTTGAGGTACTTAGACATTTCGACAGAAGTTAAATCTCTTCCTTCGTCTTTTTCAAATCTTTGGAATCTGGAAACTCTATGGGTATATAAATATGGACCACCCATGGTACTATTACCAACAATTTGGAATCTTGTAAAGTTGCGAGTACTGGGCATAGATAATTGTTCTTTCTTCGATTTGGATAAGAATGAGCCAATACTGATTGCAGAGTACTCAAAGTCAGAGAACTTGGGATTAATACAGGGACTCAAACTTTCCTATTCAAAAGACACAGAGGATATTTTCAAAAGGTTTCCCAATCTTCAAGAGCTTAGATTTAATCTCAAGGAATCATGGGATTGTTCAACAGGGCGATATTGGTTCCCGAAATTGGACTTCCTAAATGAACTACAATCTCTCAAAGTAACTTTTGAAAGAGGCCGATTTGCCCCCTCTGTAGCGGAAAATCGGCCATTGTGGGATTTTTATTTCCCTTCGAGTTTGAAAGATCTGTGGTTGCGCCAGTTTCCTTTGACATCCGGTTCACTATCAACAATAGCGAAACTGCCCAAGCTTGAAGATCTGTACCTTGAAGACACAATCATCGAGGGGGAAGAATGGAACATGGGGGAGGAAGACACCTTCCAGAATCTCAAATGTTTGACATTGCAGCGAGTGACTCTTGCTAAGTGGGAGGTTAGAGAGGAATCCTTTCCTGCGCTTGAGAAATTACGACTGTGGTACTGTCGAAAGCTTGAGGAGATTCCACCTAGTGTTGGGGATATTTGTTCATTAAAAAGTATCGAACTGCGGAGGAGCCCTCAACTTGAAGAATCTGCTCTGAAGATTAGGCAATATATTGAAGATATGACGAGGGATATCCAGGTCCTTGTTTATAACTGA